The Mauremys mutica isolate MM-2020 ecotype Southern chromosome 1, ASM2049712v1, whole genome shotgun sequence genome has a segment encoding these proteins:
- the LOC123361816 gene encoding olfactory receptor 51G2-like, whose protein sequence is MSAVNDTKFNSAVFLLTRIPGQEDVHLWISILFCLVYVISIVGNSVILFIIKTDPSLHEPMYIFLSMLAIADLGLSISTMPTILGIYLFNSREISLNACFAQLFFIHSLSKIESSVLLLMAFDRFIAICNPLRYASILTLPRIAKMGLVVVLRSLALIFPLPFLLKRFQYCRDNVLSHSYCLYSEVMKAACSDFIVNSIYGLCVKILTVGLDSFLIFLSYVMILKTVLSITSHRECLRALNTCVSHLCAVLLFYISDIGLAVTHRFGNSSSHLFQILLGYVYLLVPPMINPIVYSVKSKHLRARIIRAFVK, encoded by the coding sequence atgtcagctgtcaatgacaccaaattcaactctgcagtgttccttctcaccaggatacctgggcaggaagacGTCCATCTCTGGATCTCTATCCTCTTCTGCTTAGTGTATGTTATTTCGATAGTAGGcaattcagtcattctgttcattataaaaacagatccaagcctccatgagcccatgtatattttcctttccatgttggccatcGCAGACCTTGGCTTATCGATATCCACCATGCCAACGATACTGGGCATATACTTGTTTAACTCTAGGGAGATCAGCCTCAATGCCTGTTttgcccagctgttcttcatccactcaCTTTCAAAAATTGAATCCTCTGTGCTGttgttgatggcctttgaccgcttcATTGCGATCTGTAACCCACTGAGATATGCTTCCATCTTAACCCTGCCGAGAATAGCTAAGATGGGGCTGGTGGTTGTGCTAAGATCGTTGGCCCTAATAttcccactcccctttctcctaAAACGGTTTCAATACTGTCGAGacaatgtcctctcccattcctactgtcTGTACTCAGAGGTTATGAAGGCGGCTTGTTCGGACTTCATAGTCAACAGCATCTATGGCTTGTGTGTTAAAATCTTAACGGTGGGGTTGGACTCATTCCTCATCTTCCTCTCTTATGTGATGATTctcaaaacagtgctgagcatcacaTCCCACAGGGAGTGCCTCagggccctgaacacctgcgtctcccacctctgcgccGTCCTGCTCTTCTACATATCAGACATCGGCCTGGCTGTGACACACAGATTCGGGAACAGCTCTTCTCACTTGTTTCAGATTCTCCTCGGCTATGTCTACTTGCTGGTCCCACCTATGATAAATCCAATTGTGTACAGCGTGAAAAGCAAACATCTTCGTGCAAGGATAATCAGGGCATTCGTCAAGTGA
- the LOC123375350 gene encoding olfactory receptor 51G2-like: MSAVNDTKLNSAMFLLTGIPGQDDIHLWISIPFCFIYFFSILGNSIILFVIKTDQTLHKPMYIFLSMLAVTDLGLSISTIPTILGIYLFISKEISLDACFAQLFFIHSFVFTESSILLLMAFDRFVAISNPLRYASILTLPRLSKMGLVCVVRGVAVSFPLPFLLKRFQYCRANVLSHSYCLHQDVMILACSDITVSYIYGLFLAVFTVGLDSLLIFLSYVMILKIVLSVASHTQCLRALNTCVSHLCTVLLFYIPAIGLALIQRLGKGSSPLVQIVLGYIYLLVPPLMNPIVYSMKSKHLRVRIFRVFVK; encoded by the coding sequence ATGTCAGCTGTGAATGACACCAAACTCAATTCTGCAATGTTCCTTCTCaccgggatacctgggcaggatgACATCCATCTCTGGATCTCTATCCCCTTctgcttcatttattttttttcaatattgGGAAATTCAATCATTCTGTTCGTTATAAAAACAGATCAGACCCTCCAtaagcccatgtacattttcctttccatgttggccgTCACAGACCTTGGCTTATCGATATCCACCATACCGACAATATTGGGCATATATTTGTTTATCTCTAAGGAGATCAGCCTCGATGCCTGTTttgcccagctgttcttcatccactcaTTTGTATTCACTGAATCCTCCATACTCTTGTTGATGGCATTTGATCGCTTTGTGGCGATCTCTAACCCACTGAGATATGCTTCCATCTTAACCCTGCCACGGCTATCTAAGATGGGACTGGTGTGTGTGGTAAGAGGGGTGGCCGTATCATTCCCATTACCCTTTCTCCTGAAACGGTTCCAATACTGTCGAGCCAAcgtcctctcccattcctactgcctgcaccaggaTGTCATGATTTTGGCTTGTTCAGATATCACAGTCAGCTACATCTATGGCTTGTTTCTTGCCGTCTTCACGGTGGGATTGGATTCActgctcatcttcctctcttatgtgatgatccTCAAAATTGTGCTGAGTGTTgcatcacacacacagtgcctcagggccctgaacacctgcgTCTCCCATCTCTGCACCGTCCTGCTTTTCTATATACCAGCTATCGGCTTGGCTTTGATACAAAGATTGGGGAAGGGCTCTTCTCCCTTAGTACAGATTGTCCTGGGCTACATCTACCTGCTCGTCCCGCCCCTGATGAACCCAATCGTGTACAGcatgaaaagcaaacaccttcgtgTGAGGATATTCAGGGTGTTTGTCAAGTGA
- the LOC123348807 gene encoding olfactory receptor 51G2-like yields MLTVNDTKLQSAVFLLTGIPGLEDVPFWISILFCLMYVISILGNSVILFIVKTDPSLHEPMYIFLSMLAITDLGLSIATMPTILGIYLFNSREISLNACFAQLFFIHSLECIESSVLLLMAFDRFFAIHDPLRYASILTLPRIAKMGSVFVLRGVAVVFPLPILLKRFRYCRANVLSHSYCLHQDIMRMACSDIRVNSIYGLFAKLLTMGLDSLLIFLSYMIIFKTVLSIVSHTECLRALNTCISHLCAVLLFYTPQIGLSVIHRFGKGSSPLFQILLGYMSLLVPPLMNPIVYSVKSKHLRARIIRVFIK; encoded by the coding sequence ATGTTAACTGTCAATGACACCAAACTCCAATctgcagtgttccttctcacTGGGATACCTGGGCTGGAAGACGTCCCTTTCTGGATCTCTATCCTCTTTTGCTTAATGTATGTTATTTCGATAttaggaaattcagtcattctgttcattgtaaaaacagatccaagcctccatgagcccatgtacattttcctttccatgttggccatcACAGACCTTGGCTTATCGATAGCCACCATGCCAACGATACTGGGCATATACTTGTTTAACTCTAGGGAGATCAGCCTCAATGCCTGTTTTGCTCAGCTCTTCTTTATCCACTCGCTTGAATGCATTGAATCCTCTGTGCTGttgttgatggcctttgaccgcttcTTCGCAATCCATGACCCACTGAGATATGCTTCCATCTTAACTCTGCCAAGAATAGCCAAGATGGGGTCGGTGTTTGTGCTCAGAGGTGTAGCTGTAGTATTCCCGCTCCCCATACTCCTGAAACGGTTCCGATACTGTCgagccaatgtcctctcccattcctactgcctgcaccaggaCATCATGAGGATGGCTTGTTCGGATATCAGAGTCAATAGCATCTATGGCTTGTTTGCTAAACTCTTAACAATGGGGTTGGACTCActgctcatcttcctctcttACATGATTATCTtcaaaacagtgctgagcattgtGTCCCACACGGAGTGCCTTAGGGCCCTAAACACATGTATCTCCCACCTCTGCGCCGTTCTGCTCTTCTACACGCCACAGATCGGCCTGTCTGTGATACACAGATTTGGGAAAGGATCTTCTCCTTTGTTTCAGATTCTTCTGGGTTACATGTCTCTGCTGGTTCCGCCCCTGATGAACCCAATTGTGTACAgcgtgaaaagcaaacaccttcgtgcGAGGATAATCAGGGTGTTCATCAAGTGA